From Bradyrhizobium sp. sBnM-33:
CGACCACGCCGATCAGGCGCTGGCGTTGGTCGACGCCATCACTAGCTCTGAGACCGGCCCCTGGCTGATCGATGCCGTTCATTCTCAGGATGCGTTTCTGCGCGGTCTCGTTCGCTCGGGCTGGAATATCGAGCGGCCGTTTCAGCGCATGCGCTTTGGCTCCGCGACTGCCTCGCCCGCGCAACTACCGTTCGCCGTCGCCGGCCCGGAATTCGGATAGGAAGCGCCGCCATGCATCATAGCGAAATCAAGGCCGAGGTTCGAAAGCTGATCGCCGACGGTACCGTGCTCCCTGCGCATCCGCTCGCGCTCGACGCCAACCGCGCACTCGATATCAGGCACCAGCGGGCACTGACCCGCTATTATCTCGATGCCGGCGCCGGAGGATTGGCCGTGGGCGTGCACACCACGCAATTCGCGATCCGCGACGTCGGCATGTACCGTCCGGTGCTGGAGCTGGCGGCCGAGACCGCCGCTTCATGGACCAGGCGGCCGGTCGCGATGGTCGCGGGACTGGCCGGTCCGACGCAGCAGGCCATCGCAGAAGCGCAGACCGCACGCGGCATCGGCTACCACGCCGGCCTGCTCAGCCTGGCTGCGATGAAATCGGCATCCGAGGACGAGATCATCGCGCATTGCGAGGCGGTGGCACGCGAGATCCCCCTGGTCGGCTTCTATTTGCAGCCGGCCGTCGGCGGCGTCATCCTCAGCGCCGATTTCTGGCGTCGCTTCGCAGGTATCGACAACGTCATCGCCATCAAGGTTGCGCCGTTCAATCGCTATCGGACGCTGGACGTGCTGCGTGGGGTGGCGGCGGCGAACGCGCTCGACCGCGTCGCGCTCTATACCGGCAATGACGATCACATCCTGCTTGACCTCACTCTGCCGTTCGACCTCCGCGACAAGGGCGTCACCACTCGAGCCTACTTCAAAGGCGGCCTGCTCGGGCACTGGTCGGTGTGGACCGCAAGCGCGATCAAGCAGTTTGAAATGTGCAAGGCGGCGCGCGGCAAGGACACCCTGCCGGCCGATTTGCTGGCGCTCGACGCGCGTGTCA
This genomic window contains:
- a CDS encoding dihydrodipicolinate synthase family protein; amino-acid sequence: MHHSEIKAEVRKLIADGTVLPAHPLALDANRALDIRHQRALTRYYLDAGAGGLAVGVHTTQFAIRDVGMYRPVLELAAETAASWTRRPVAMVAGLAGPTQQAIAEAQTARGIGYHAGLLSLAAMKSASEDEIIAHCEAVAREIPLVGFYLQPAVGGVILSADFWRRFAGIDNVIAIKVAPFNRYRTLDVLRGVAAANALDRVALYTGNDDHILLDLTLPFDLRDKGVTTRAYFKGGLLGHWSVWTASAIKQFEMCKAARGKDTLPADLLALDARVTDCNSAFFDVAHNFHGCIAGCHEILRRQGLMQGLWCLDPAEGLSPGQMQEIDRVCREHADLSDDSFVRENLQKWLA